The following coding sequences lie in one Caloenas nicobarica isolate bCalNic1 chromosome 17, bCalNic1.hap1, whole genome shotgun sequence genomic window:
- the LOC135995528 gene encoding plasminogen activator inhibitor 1-like → MVRGQGVGTWPGGATKKEDSPGLVVVAAVVVVVVVVMVIVIEVGIVVVVTGTVVVVVIVVGTVVVVVMVGLGVLVIVVGMVWGMVTVAGMVVVVVTVVVITETRCVKECPTLTSKVHETPLGMSQHLQDPVLSPPALAVACPHCGVRPGTEAGMRVVPAALVALAWVALVGARIPATGRVAQLVADFGLRLFREAVGHRGDTNVIFAPHGATTVLLALQLATGRHGRHQLEGAMGFSINDPGVVAELWVLRRALRGPGHLLAVAEGLFVGQGLTLTPGFVPLFTRTLGPRRLARVNFQRGEGARALLNAWVQERTQGRIRGLLPPGAVGASTRLVLASALYFRGAWRSPFPTLATRPRPFHRPDGTTVTVPMMEKTAKFNYGDFETLGGVPYEVVEVPCAGGEVAMLLVALTWRDVPIVTLTRLLDAQLVTTWVTNMTPVTRVLILPRFSLETSWDLKAPLKSLGVHAPFDPNAADFTPLSAEEPLVLGQVLQKVRMEVTENGTEVTSATAAIIYSRMAPLEILLDRPFLFLVRHNPTGTILFVGQVTEP, encoded by the exons ATGGTGAGAGGTCAAGGAGTAGGGACATGGCCAGGTGGTGCCACCAAGAAGGAGGACTCACCTGGACTGGTGGTGGTTGCTGCAGTGGTGGTGGTTGTAGTAGTGGTGATGGTCATAGTAATTGAGGTGGGAATCGTGGTCGTAGTAACAGggacagtggtggtggtggtcaTAGTGGTAGGTACAGTGGTGGTGGTTGTaatggtggggctgggggtgctggttaTAGTGGTAGGGATGGTGTGGGGTATGGTCACAGTGGCAgggatggtggtggtggtggtcaCAGTGGTGGTGATCACAGAGACACGCTGTGTCAAGGAATGCCCAACACTCACTTCCAAGGTCCATGAGACTCCTCTGGGCATGTCCCAGCACCTCCAAGACCCTGTCCTATCCCCACCAGCCCTGGCCGTGGCTTGTCCCCACTGTGGAGTGAGACCGGGAACAGAAgcagg GATGCGGGTGGTCCCGGCGGCTCTGGTGGCCCTGGCCTGGGTGGCCCTGGTGGGTGCCAGGATACCAGCGACAGGACGGGTGGCCCAGCTGGTGGCTGATTTCGGGCTGAGGCTCTTCCGGGAGGCAGTGGGACACCGAGGGGACACCAACGTCATCTTCGCCCCTCACGGGGCCACCACTGTTCTGCTGGCCCTTCAGCTGGCCACCGGCAGGCATGGCCGTCACCAGCTTGAGGGTGCCATGGGCTTCAGTATCAATG ATCCAGGGGTGGTGGCAGAGCTCTGGGTGCTGCGCCGGGCACTGAGGGGACCCGGACATCTCCTGGCTGTGGCCGAGGGGCTTTttgtggggcaggggctgacgCTGACCCCTGGCTTCGTCCCCCTCTTCACCCGCACCCTCGGCCCCCGGCGCCTGGCCAGGGTCAACTTCCAACGCGGAGAGGGGGCCCGTGCCCTCCTCAACGCCTGGGTGCAGGAGCGGACGCAGG GGCGGATCCGGGGGCTGCTGCCCCCTGGTGCGGTCGGTGCCAGCACCCGCCTGGTCCTGGCTAGCGCCCTCTACTTCAGGGGGGCCTGGAGgagccccttccccaccctcGCCACCCGCCCCCGCCCCTTCCACAGACCAGATGGCACCACAGTGACTGTCCCCATGATGGAGAAGACAGCCAAGTTCAACTACG GGGACTTCGAGACGCTGGGAGGGGTCCCCTATGAGGTGGTGGAGGTCCCCTGCGCTGGGGGGGAGGTGGCCATGCTTCTGGTGGCCCTGACCTGGCGGgatgtccccattgtcacccTCACCCGCCTCCTTGATGCCCAACTTGTCACCACCTGGGTCACCAACATGACCCCTGTGACCCGTGTCCTCATCCTGCCCCG CTTCTCCCTAGAGACCAGCTGGGACCTCAAGGCACCACTAAAGTCCTTGGGGGTCCATGCTCCTTTTGACCCCAACGCTGCTGATTTCACCCCACTCTCAG CTGAGGAGCCCCTCGTCCTGGGCCAAGTCCTGCAGAAGGTGAGGATGGAGGTGACAGAGAATGGCACCGAGGTGACATCGGCCACTG CTGCCATCATATATTCCCGCATGGCGCCCCTGGAAATCCTCCTGGATCGgcccttcctcttcctcgtGCGCCACAACCCCACTG GCACCATCCTCTTCGTGGGGCAGGTGACAGAGCCTTGA